The proteins below are encoded in one region of Styela clava chromosome 4, kaStyClav1.hap1.2, whole genome shotgun sequence:
- the LOC120325702 gene encoding protein CIP2A homolog, giving the protein MDGRGMDVDLASNVKSLAMGITQYQYHKSESNLSHVLRHTEVLLGALNMHSSHQLFNSRSVLGSECIASMVKLISDSTTDSHLLSKIVELLNTISKVTDVCSHLQESFSLASVLCLYIVQHCQLEHCSHIMPSALLLLEKVTYARPISSGISHLNQLLTYILQEIEKGESDTGLPCLRVLNNLIVNNMSIQIQTKALMNSKRTKNFMLLLKHGVSQQSILSLSILTCIFWGDDIAKKLYRSQNWFKAMKLIFSTLSGYVNSDALTVAADLCTELLKHGEIAQQLAMYEEENSCSTKLFDHLSEVPRSSSKILQVICAFCHIGLVRSSICQRILKDDMRCWKILLNVARAEKHDLSTSLENSPSLLALDLVKEMCEEVVESANEPMNEWTNYLFATLNIHLSQPFHNDPSQLKFCLLKILKSLQILLCLSSEDDDLLSKVGKNVNCDVLESVLEHQLTQNLTGIVTTQPDWSEIGVDVVLTTLELMLKVKHVVPGLEKVMYKTLQEIRMVPFLVAALSSGKSSKVQCALRLHQEASSLPDFPSVLLGERMAEVNNKRENFNSGIRMHKISVHDASKDLKTVQSNFDRPDAIWNDVHRTNVLDNISVASVSSSSSCEDKENLDSLINKMQGKLQVDKKLSGRTSQIVEMYEQKISSLQTKESHLQDLLDAKALALAQADRVIAQNRCQRIQSEEESRRLAHMLQESEIKCEHLLLEIQRVESNQKDVEKELESTVEENKNLQKIAEQYDSLQAAFNDKKHRIEVQERNLAALSQEYDTLKEMHDMFQKHNEKLKQQMNEGVHRLEELEEERLKLLKDAGDKQMQIHELEGLVMESEKVARQLLDEKSEQEVLIKNLKSNIQNLDEEAKSQKIKLSSLDRTKQQLEHQLKERGNEIKRLHQRNDTQEKKVVSLYSEKETLTQEISTKDDEIKKLHEKLTEQKQTFLKITQLSAALQNSQG; this is encoded by the coding sequence ATGGATGGACGAGGAATGGATGTCGACCTTGCATCAAATGTCAAGTCATTGGCAATGGGAATCACACAATATCAATATCATAAATCAGAAAGTAATCTGTCTCATGTACTTCGCCATACTGAGGTTTTGCTCGGGGCATTAAACATGCATTCATCACACCAGCTTTTCAATTCAAGAAGTGTTCTTGGTTCCGAATGTATCGCATCAATGGTAAAGTTGATATCAGATTCTACGACGGATTCCCATTTATTAAGTAAAATAGTTGAGCTACTCAATACAATTTCAAAAGTCACAGATGTATGCTCTCATCTCCAAGAATCATTCAGCTTGGCTTCTGTGCTGTGTTTGTATATTGTACAACACTGTCAATTAGAACATTGTAGTCACATAATGCCCTCTGCTCTATTGCTTCTGGAAAAAGTTACATATGCCAGACCTATATCTTCTGGTATAAGTCATCTGAATCAATTATTAACATATATTTtacaagaaattgaaaaaggaGAAAGTGATACTGGCCTTCCATGCTTGAGGGTTTTAAACAATCTAATTGTGAACAATATGTCAATACAGATTCAAACCAAAGCTCTTATGAATTCAAAAAGAACAAAGAATTTCATGTTGTTATTGAAGCATGGAGTATCTCAACAAAGTATTTTGTCACTTTCGATTCTAACGTGTATATTTTGGGGAGATGATATTGCCAAAAAACTATACAGATCTCAGAATTGGTTTAAGgcaatgaaattaattttttccaCTTTGAGTGGATATGTGAATTCAGATGCATTAACAGTAGCGGCTGATTTATGTACGGAACTTTTGAAACATGGAGAAATAGCTCAGCAACTTGCTATGTACGAAGAAGAAAATAGCTGCTCTACTAAGTTGTTTGATCATCTCAGTGAGGTACCGCGATCTTCATCAAAGATTCTTCAGGTTATTTGTGCTTTTTGTCACATAGGTTTGGTTCGATCAAGCATATGCCAGCGAATTTTAAAGGATGATATGCGTTGCTGGAAAATATTGTTAAACGTTGCTAGGGCTGAAAAACACGATCTATCAACATCATTGGAAAACTCACCATCACTTCTCGCTCTTGATTTGGTGAAAGAAATGTGTGAGGAAGTTGTAGAATCTGCAAATGAACCAATGAATGAGTGGACAAACTATCTATTTGCTACGTTAAATATCCACTTATCACAACCATTTCATAATGATCCTTCCCAGCTCAAGTTCTGTCttcttaaaattttaaaaagtttgcAAATTTTGCTTTGCCTATCATCTGAAGATGATGATTTACTATCAAAAGTTGGCAAGAATGTGAATTGTGATGTTTTAGAATCTGTACTTGAACATCAACTTACTCAAAATCTTACTGGAATTGTTACAACACAACCTGATTGGAGTGAAATCGGAGTTGATGTTGTTTTAACCACACTCGAGTTAATGCTCAAGGTGAAGCATGTTGTGCCAGGATTGGAAAAAGTAATGTATaaaactttacaagaaataagAATGGTGCCATTTCTTGTTGCTGCTTTATCCAGTGGTAAAAGTAGTAAAGTTCAATGTGCTTTGCGCCTTCATCAAGAAGCTTCTTCTTTACCTGACTTTCCTTCAGTTTTACTCGGTGAAAGGATGGCTGAAGTCaataataaaagagaaaattttAACAGTGGTATTAGAATGCACAAGATTTCAGTACATGATGCATCAAAGGATTTAAAGACTGTGCAGTCTAATTTTGATCGACCTGATGCTATCTGGAATGATGTACATCGCACCAATGTTCTTGACAACATAAGCGTCGCTTCTGTTTCAAGTAGTTCTTCTTGTGAGGATAAAGAAAATCTTGATTCGCTAATTAACAAAATGCAGGGTAAATTGCAGGTTGATAAAAAACTGTCTGGAAGGACATCACAGATAGTGGAAATGTATGAACAGAAGATATCATCTCTCCAAACTAAAGAAAGCCACTTGCAGGATCTACTTGATGCTAAAGCTCTAGCACTTGCCCAGGCTGACCGGGTTATTGCTCAAAATAGATGTCAACGAATACAATCTGAAGAAGAATCAAGGAGATTGGCTCATATGCTGCAAGAATCTGAGATTAAATGTGAACACCTACTTTTGGAGATTCAAAGAGTGGAATCGAATCAGAAAGATGTTGAAAAAGAGCTCGAATCTACTGtggaagaaaacaaaaatttgcaaaaaatagcAGAACAATACGATAGCTTGCAAGCGGCGTTTAACGATAAAAAACATAGAATTGAAGTGCAGGAAAGAAATCTGGCTGCTCTTTCCCAAGAGTATGACACATTAAAAGAAATGCATGATATGTTCCAAAAAcacaatgaaaaattgaaacaacaGATGAATGAAGGGGTACATAGACTTGAAGAGTTGGAAGAAGAGAGGTTAAAACTTCTGAAAGATGCAGGGGACAAACAAATGCAAATTCACGAACTTGAAGGTCTTGTGATGGAGAGTGAGAAGGTTGCAAGACAACTTCTTGATGAGAAATCAGAGCAAGAAGTTTTAATCAAGAATTTGAAGTCGAATATACAAAACTTAGATGAGGAAGCAAAAAGTCAAAAGATAAAGCTTTCTTCTCTTGATCGAACTAAACAACAATTGGAACATCAATTGAAAGAACGTGGAAATGAAATTAAAAGACTTCATCAGAGAAATGATACACAAGAGAAAAAGGTTGTTTCTTTATATTCTGAAAAAGAAACTCTTACTCAAGAAATTTCAACCAAGGATGATGAAATTAAGAAACTTCATGAGAAGTTAACAGAACAGAAGCAGACTTTCCTAAAGATAACTCAACTTTCAGCCGCGTTACAAAACAGTCAAGGTTGA
- the LOC120326297 gene encoding uncharacterized protein LOC120326297, whose translation MKEYNTERPDNTNQCLRYRKPRKPAGQCTTAHASTNTTSTNNFVNAQINEKPCSSNYATDFKMRQKFKTTIITASMFIIILFTSNNRFMTHAAVARIPRFLDIEQALESSKCTVREEVVDIRKIHPTLPPNAIYMPSCVVVNRCSGCCQSDLLQCKPTSTYVTKVKISQQMLDPHGYDEIVLEFTQHDTCECKRFDDTTPVCVQKDCEGGQVWSAQDCACVARSASLCQPRECGIGESWSDATCQCEPACAPRNCIPGEMWNATSCSCVRTCPIERCPYGQMWDIFQCACVQRCPAQECGKHQFWNPERCRCQCKPCHPRRVFHARFNQNLQTCQCTCQAEPHGRAVCRKRGYDFDTKTCTCDYPYAKHRGKRG comes from the exons ATGAAAGAGTACAATACTGAAAGACCGGATAATACAAACCAGTGCCTGCGGTACAGAAAGCCTCGAAAGCCGGCGGGCCAGTGTACCACGGCTCACGCCTCAACAAACACAACATCGACGAACAATTTTGTTAACGcgcaaataaatgaaaaaccTTGTTCAAGCAACTATGCAACAGATTTTAAAATGCGACAAAAATTCAAGACGACGATAATAACTGCTtcaatgtttattattattttattcacgtCTAACAATCGTTTTATGACCCACGCAGCAGTGGCAAGAATACCACGATTTCTAG ATATTGAGCAAGCTCTCGAAAGCAGCAAATGCACGGTAAGAGAAGAGGTTGTGGATATAAGAAAAATTCATCCGACCCTACCACCAAATGCAATCTATATGCCTTCATGTGTTGTCGTAAATCGTTGCTCGGGATGTTGTCAGAGTGATTTATTGCAATGCAAACCAACATCTACATATGTTACTAAAGTTAAG ATATCGCAGCAGATGTTAGATCCGCATGGTTACGACGAAATAGTTTTGGAATTCACTCAACACGATACTTGTGAATGCAAAAG GTTTGATGACACCACACCTGTTTGCGTTCAAAAAGATTGTGAAGGCGGCCAGGTATGGAGTGCCCAAGACTGTGCATGTGTGGCAAGATCGGCAAGTTTATGTCAGCCAAGAGAATGTGGCATCGGTGAAAGTTGGAGTGATGCTACGTGTCAGTGTGAACCTGCCTGTGCACCACGTAACTGTATTCCGGGTGAAATGTGGAATGCAACTTCATGTTCCTGTGTACGTACTTGCCCCATAGAACGTTGTCCATACGGCCAAATGTGGGATATATTTCAATGTGCGTGCGTGCAGAGGTGTCCTGCGCAGGAATGCGGAAAACACCAATTTTGGAACCCAGAAAGATGCCGATGCCAGTGCAAGCCTTGTCATCCACGGCGGGTGTTCCACGCTCGATTCAATCAGAATTTGCAAACTTGTCAATGCACTTGCCAAGCAGAACCACATGGAAGGGCAGTTTGCAGGAAGAGAGGATATGATTTCGATACAAAAACGTGCAC GTGTGACTATCCTTACGCAAAACATAGGGGTAAAAGAGGATGA